In one Magallana gigas chromosome 9, xbMagGiga1.1, whole genome shotgun sequence genomic region, the following are encoded:
- the LOC105323113 gene encoding uncharacterized protein has translation MFSATVTVIHILVIVGSSLGIQPPFISEWQTIVAQGQSPIYIRHSLGEMPIKVDVQVRVVREGSQHIFPGFGAGQRSDEDGDSQYGAVLCSYNESHVRLHVPVSTITTKGGLVSTAGFVGPFDAYYSTADVRVRAWRICDFPPANYSTNIYGVGGPPYSPGGNIPHNLGVTPDLVIVQLKMWDGFVYEADGAVFKDRRMSSSDRACGTVVAYDDMYIRIWGMAKRQGIAGLVGCAYRGWGTPYLADLALLIISAWILPSEDKVVSFSTTIAKNTAHPDTVPLSPSVSIDSHLFIVKVKATEGNNNGYLFHSAGTSLTDGSLTNYGGVIFGYNESEVLLWRPADSNTNGYIWYRGGDLGGGDYPQTSTTAEVTVDILRTVTSTEESCGPGKCVGNWSQIVVVCDCFGTGLTGQYCTTADGPPTSSLQAGAQDNEDPSVHLGSKRNLTIKLMFPLGTSPDIVVSVKASGTREVMAIGSLVLKDTGNNIQPLTSSFSYKASTTTNLTGFHVVTSASLSLGDVVNTGHSSLYVDNMVAIETEVYVQSVDNVTDGSLHAVKIQVLIGGIVVWNKDIMYTINTTILVPIKTPEIFTSFLAASDLDRGSMTRMSVDLWMPLANPDIVIEARSHTADDSGSALRVVRLSVTQVGENYRLPAVVERLKIDGAGCYDVIGNASLSLVFPTHFANKEAFVPGPTSLKDLIQFETLLYMGLDSEVGTTYPLDLVIYVDGAILWNSSFSLTSTEPTGLQVPTSIGKQISVGQLTLGHVFSTDVNLTLPDMGVFKFSLSLTSLVVEGQGRAGLILLSAAIGETGSSVVCSSLTVSSNRTESSKLQNEADVFLSVTNYGSTNVSVENISWLVLRFTAVAAPGYTDIGDVHTIEVTSGALSVAYVFNVTGTATFDQNLVYTADIYHFNTGTCLSENQTFELFVNITTERSKTPGPLYVHFPFGDTVFSVNEYKIIHVGENLRPCFQSMQLDGSLDQYLAYSDGSLGNITLEFPVFCNQGLSTDAGDDQMTIRVVARIRNDIRTEGSSLNSFTVIVRSIGLFSDVTSSLGLIVKSMTILPKIDFVTGVEISKNSLNITLLPLVCHIKCRTDNEQSFFTTSLKYERENDTHVAYAFESRCMASVVVLEDSIPGNTSSCCVMHQFITSNVGDNFMIFNDVNDTLRSQILLVVDGSNDTCLDLPVLGQIPPILWMRMNISGIWGLFSSSFRLHIIGKNINCDNQNDGSVFKVFYPSSILYGDFGGDVTYCFLSDKSVAPLEPLTRCSFQCPCVGPQCLEAFLYIASNNVSKNWKLCELFVQTV, from the exons TAATAGTGGGATCCTCCCTTGGAATTCAACCCCCTTTCATAAGTGAATGGCAGACGATCGTGGCCCAGGGTCAAAGTCCTATCTACATCCGACACTCGCTGGGCGAGATGCCCATCAAAGTGGACGTACAAGTCAGGGTTGTGAGGGAGGGCAGTCAACACATCTTCCCGGGCTTCGGGGCGGGGCAGAGAAGTGACGAAGATGGCGACTCCCAATATGGCGCCGTACTGTGCTCCTACAACGAGTCGCACGTGCGCCTCCATGTTCCTGTCAGCACCATAACGACGAAAGGAGGCCTAGTCAGCACAG CTGGATTTGTAGGTCCATTTGATGCGTACTACTCAACTGCCGACGTCAGAGTGAGAGCATGGCGGATCTGTGATTTTCCACCAGCTAATTATAGCACAAATATATACGGAGTTGGCGGACCGC CCTACAGCCCGGGAGGCAATATTCCTCACAACCTCGGAGTAACACCCGATCTTGTCATTGTACAACTGAAAATGTGGGACGGATTTGTTTACGAAGCAGACg GAGCTGTATTCAAAGACAGACGAATGTCGTCATCAGACCGGGCGTGTGGTACGGTTGTGGCCTATGACGACATGTATATACGGATATGGGGGATGGCCAAGAGACAAGGGATCG CTGGCCTAGTTGGATGTGCCTACAGGGGATGGGGGACACCGTATTTGGCCGATTTGGCCCTTTTGATAATCAGTGCCTGGATTCTACCGTCAGAAGACAAAGTGGTCAGCTTTAGTACAACCATTGCCAAAAATACAGCTCATCCCGACACAGTTCCCCTGTCGCCTTCTGTTTCCATTGATagtcatttgtttattgttaaa GTAAAAGCCACCGAGGGGAACAATAACGGATATTTATTTCATAGCGCAGGAACTTCCTTAACTGACGGCTCTTTGACAAATTACGGCGGAGTCATATTCGGTTACAACGAATCAGAGGTGCTGTTATGGCGACCAGCTGATTCAAACACTAACGGTTATATTTGGTACAGAGGCGGGGATCTTGGTGGTGGGGACTACCCTCAGACATCTACTACAGCGGAAGTGACAGTAGATATTCTACGGACCGTCACGTCCACAG AAGAGAGTTGTGGACCAGGAAAATGCGTTGGTAACTGGAGCCAGATTGTCGTCGTGTGTGACTGTTTTGGTACAGGTCTTACTGGACAATACTGTACAAcag CTGATGGCCCTCCTACTAGTTCTCTCCAAGCAGGCGCCCAAGACAATGAAGATCCTAGCGTACATCTCGGAAGTAAAAGAAACTTGACCATAAAACTCATGTTTCCTTTGGGAACCAGTCCGGACATTGTCGTATCTGTGAAAGCTTCGGGCACTAGAGAAGTCATGGCGATTGGAAGTCTGGTGCTTAAAGATACGGGAAACAACATCCAACCTTTGACAAGTTCATTTAGTTACAAAGCTTCGACGACAACAAATCTC actGGATTCCATGTCGTTACATCTGCTTCGTTGTCCCTTGGAGATGTAGTCAACACTGGACACTCCAGTTTGTATGTAGACAATATGGTTGCCATAGAGACTGAGGTTTACGTCCAGTCTGTTGATAACGTCACGGACGGAAGTTTACACGCCGTAAAGATCCAAGTTCTAATAGGCGGAATTGTTGTTTGGAACAAAGACATTATGTATACTATCAACACGACCATCTTG GTCCCAATCAAAACAcctgaaattttcacttcattTCTCGCCGCTTCTGACCTTGACCGTGGTTCTATGACCCGGATGTCCGTTGACCTTTGGATGCCATTGGCCAATCCTGATATCGTGATAGAAGCCAGAAGCCATACAGCAGATGACTCTGGTTCAGCTCTCCGAGTTGTTCGTCTCTCTGTAACACAAGTTGGGGAAAACTACCGGCTGCCt GCAGTAGTGGAGCGTCTTAAGATTGACGGAGCAGGTTGTTACGATGTCATAGGAAACGCTTCTCTTTCCTTGGTCTTTCCAacacattttgcaaataaag AGGCCTTCGTTCCTGGCCCCACATCCCTCAAAGACCTCATTCAGTTTGAGACTCTCCTGTATATGGGACTGGATTCTGAAGTTGGAACCACGTACCCTCTAGATCTCGTTATTTACGTTGACGGGGCTATTTTGTGGAATTCTTCGTTCAGTCTGACGTCGACTGAACCAACAGGATTACAA GTTCCAACGAGTATTGGTAAACAAATATCCGTCGGTCAATTAACATTAGGACACGTTTTTTCTACTGACGTCAACTTGACGTTACCTGACATGGGCGTGTTCAAATTCAGCCTGTCTCTGACGTCACTGGTCGTAGAAGGACAAGGAAGAGCCGGCCTTATTCTACTTTCGGCTGCGATTGGTGAAACAGGAAGTAGTGTTGTGTGTTCCTCTCTGACTGTGTCTTCCAATAGAACAGAGAGTTCAAAGTTACAAAATGAAGCAGACGTTTTCCTCAGCGTAACAAACTATGGATCAACCAATGTATCAGTAGAGAACATTAGTTGGCTTGTTCTACGGTTTACTGCGGTGGCTGCTCCGGGGTATACTGATATTGGCGATGTTCACACTATTGAGGTTACCAGTGGCGCACTGAGTGTTGCATACGTCTTTAACGTTACAGGAACTGCAACGTTTGAT CAAAACTTAGTGTACACGGCAGACATATACCATTTTAACACTGGAACATGCTTGTCTGAAAACCAGACATTCGAATTGTTTGTGAATATAACTACAGAAAGGAGTAAAACCCCGGGACCACTGTACGTTCACTTTCCGTTCGGCGATACCGTGTTTTCTGTCAACGAATACAAAATAATTCATGTTGGAGAAAATCTTCGACCGTGTTTTCAATCGATGCAATTGGACGGGTCCCTTGATCAGTATTT AGCATATAGCGATGGAAGTTTAGGAAACATCACCCTTGAGTTCCCTGTCTTTTGTAACCAAGGACTCAGCACCGATGCTGGCGATGACCAAATGACGATCAGAGTTGTGGCCCGTATCCGGAATGACATACGTACCGAGGGATCCTCCTTAAACAGTTTCACCGTTATCGTCAGGTCCATTGGACTTTTTTCAGACGTGACGTCATCACTTGGTTTAATAGTTAAAAGCATG ACAATTTTGCCAAAGATTGATTTTGTTACTGGAGTGGAAATATCGAAGAATAGCCTGAATATAACATTGTTGCCTTTAGTTTGTCACATCAAGTGTCGTACAGATAATGAGCAGTCATTCTTTACAACAAGT CTAAAATATGAACGAGAAAACGACACCCACGTTGCTTACGCATTTGAAAGTAGATGCATGGCTTCAGTTGTTGTTCTCGAGGATTCCATTCCCGGGAACACATCGTCCTGTTGTGTGATGCATCAGTTTATAACGTCAAATG ttggaGACAACTTTATGATTTTCAACGACGTCAATGATACATTGCGGTCTCAAATTCTCTTAGTGGTTGACGGTTCGAATGATACGTGTTTAGACCTTCCTGTGCTCGGACAGATTCCGCCTATTCTTTGGATGCGTATGAATATATCAGGAATATGGGGACTATTTTCTTCAAGTTTCCGTTTACACATTATTGGAAAGAATATAAACTGTGATAATCAAAATGATGGTTCTGTATTTAAG GTATTTTATCCATCATCAATTTTATATGGAGATTTTGGTGGAGACGTAACGTACTGCTTTCTCTCTGACAAATCGGTGGCCCCTCTGGAGCCTCTCACTCGTTGTTCTTTCCAGTGTCCCTGTGTAGGGCCCCAATGTTTGGAAGCATTTTTGTATATTGCCAGCAACAATGTATCAAAAAATTGGAAACTATGTGAACTTTTTGTACAAACTGTTTGA